One Camelus ferus isolate YT-003-E chromosome 21, BCGSAC_Cfer_1.0, whole genome shotgun sequence genomic region harbors:
- the LOC102516974 gene encoding LOW QUALITY PROTEIN: T-cell surface glycoprotein CD1b-1 (The sequence of the model RefSeq protein was modified relative to this genomic sequence to represent the inferred CDS: deleted 1 base in 1 codon), which translates to MLLLSLLLLAVIFPGGDNEDAFQGPTSYHVIQISQFANSTWAQNQGSGWLDDLQIHGWDSESGTAIFLKPWSKGNFSEEEVIELEELFRVYLVGFIWEVQDHASEFHMEYPFLIQGIAGCELHPGKTTVSFLRGALGGLDFLSIKIDSCAPAPEGGSRAQQFCALISRYQGICDTIAKLLLETCPQYLLGVLDAGKAELQRQVKPEAWLSSGPTPGPGRLLLVCHISGFHPKPVWAMWMRGEQEQPGTRRGDVLPQADGTWYLRVTLDVAAGEAAGLSCRVRHSSLGDQDIVLYWGRPTSIVLIILAIAVPSLILLICLALWHFRRWPVSEYLMSPHRVSFSVWNKYPEAQRLKLSAQKSVSSCFIK; encoded by the exons ATGCTGCTTCTGTCACTTCTACTGCTAGCAGTTATCTTCCCAGGTGGTGACAATGAGGACG CCTTCCAGGGGCCGACCTCTTACCATGTCATCCAGATCTCGCAGTTTGCCAACAGCACCTGGGCGCAAAATCAAGGCTCAGGCTGGTTGGATGATTTGCAGATTCATGGCTGGGACAGTGAGTCGGGCACTGCCATCTTCCTGAAGCCCTGGTCCAAGGGCAACTTCAGTGAGGAAGAGGTGATAGAACTGGAGGAACTATTCCGAGTCTACCTTGTCGGATTCATTTGGGAAGTACAGGACCATGCCAGTGAATTCCACATGGAAT ATCCCTTTCTGATCCAGGGCATAGCAGGCTGTGAGCTGCATCCCGGGAAGACCACAGTTAGCTTCTTGAGGGGAGCTTTAGGAGGACTGGATTTCCTGAGCATCAAGATTGACTCCTGTGCACCTGCCCCAGAGGGCGGCAGCCGGGCACAGCAGTTCTGCGCACTCATCTCTCGGTACCAAGGTATCTGCGACACTATTGCGAAGCTTCTTTTGGAAACCTGCCCTCAGTATCTCTTGGGTGTCCTCGATGCGGGGAAGGCGGAACTGCAGAGGCAAG tgAAGCCAGAGGCCTGGCTGTCCAGcggccccacccca gggcccGGCCGTCTGCTGCTGGTGTGCCACATCTCTGGCTTTCATCCAAAACCCGTGTGGGCGATGTGGATGCGGGGTGAGCAGGAGCAGCCAGGCACTCGGCGAGGTGACGTCCTGCCCCAGGCTGACGGGACGTGGTACCTCCGAGTGACCCTGGATGTGGCGGCTGGGGAGGCGGCCGGCCTGAGCTGCCGGGTGAGACACAGCAGTCTTGGAGACCAGGACATCGTCCTGTACTGGG GACGTCCCACCTCCATCGTCCTGATAATTTTGGCGATAGCGGTGCCGTCCTTGATCCTTTTGATCTGTCTCGCATTATGGCATTTTAGGCGCTG GCCAGTATCAGAATATCTCATGAGCCCTCACCGTGTCTCCTTTTCCGTTTGGAATAAGTACCCAGAAGCCCAGAGGCTCAAGTTGTCAGCCCAGAAGTCAGTCTCATCATGTTTCATCAAATAA
- the LOC102517723 gene encoding LOW QUALITY PROTEIN: T-cell surface glycoprotein CD1a (The sequence of the model RefSeq protein was modified relative to this genomic sequence to represent the inferred CDS: deleted 1 base in 1 codon) gives MLFLQLPLLLALLPGADSEDGFQEPVSFHIMGILSFYNRSWEQNVGSGWLGELQTQGWNSSSGTIIYLWPWSRGNFSNEELTELETLFRTFFINFALTFHNRIIQWQLKYPFDIQVAGGCELHSGEASAGFMQVAYQGSEFLSFQNNSWLPSPKGGGRAKLVSSLFNLNKGFLEIVHRLLTDTCPRFHLGLLDAGKAHLQRQVRPEAWLSPGPSPGPGRLVLVCHASGFYPKPIWVTWMRGEREQQGTQRSDVVPHADGTWYLRVSLEVETREAPGLSCRVRHSSLGDQDIVLYWGHRSSVGWIFLAVTVPLLLLAGLAFWARKRWTLCQPASSRLPLE, from the exons ATGCTGTTTCTGCAGCTTCCATTGCTGCTGGCTCTCCTCCCAGGTGCTGACAGCGAGGACG GCTTCCAGGAGCCAGTCTCCTTCCACATAATGGGGATCTTATCCTTTTACAACCGTTCCTGGGAACAAAATGTGGGCTCGGGTTGGTTGGGTGAGTTGCAGACTCAGGGCTGGAATAGCAGCTCTGGCACTATCATTTACCTGTGGCCTTGGTCCAGGGGCAACTTCAGCAACGAGGAGTTGACAGAGCTGGAAACGCTGTTTCGTACGTTCTTCATTAACTTTGCACTGACATTTCACAACCGTATCATTCAATGGCAGCTTAAAT ATCCTTTTGATATACAGGTAGCAGGAGGCTGTGAGCTGCACTCTGGGGAAGCCTCAGCAGGCTTTATGCAGGTTGCTTATCAAGGATCAGAGTTCCTGAGCTTCCAGAACAATTCATGGTTGCCCTCTCCAAAGGGTGGAGGTAGGGCTAAGCTTGTCAGCAGTCTATTCAATTTGAACAAAGGCTTCCTAGAAATAGTACACAGGCTGCTCACC GACACCTGCCCACGTTTCCACCTGGGTCTTCTTGATGCAGGGAAGGCACATCTCCAGCGACAAG TAAGACCAGAGGCCTGGCTGTCCCCTGGCCCCAGTCCTGGTCCTGGCCGCCTGGTGCTGGTTTGTCACGCCTCTGGCTTCTACCCAAAGCCTATTTGGGTGACGTGGATGCGGGGTGAACGGGAGCAACAGGGCACTCAGAGAAGCGACGTCGTGCCTCATGCCGACGGGACGTGGTATCTTCGGGTGTCCTTGGAAGTGGAAACCAGAGAGGCACCTGGCCTGAGCTGCCGGGTGAGACACAGCAGTCTGGGGGACCAGGACATCGTCCTCTACTGGG GGCATCGCAGCTCCGTGGGCTGGATCTTCTTGGCAGTGACGGTGCCCCTGCTGCTCCTGGCAGGTCTTGCGTTTTGGGCTCGGAAGCGCTG GACACTCTGTCAACCCGCAAGCTCTCGTCTCCCTTTGGAATGA